One window from the genome of Nitrosopumilus sp. encodes:
- a CDS encoding resolvase, with the protein MILKQKISTLTITRQIKNQKETSNNQKAARTRRQRGYQWEDTIVKRFKTTQDWKAFRLGSPSIALPDVLAVNTKNSTIFTIEAKSGTSTSLPVPADQIERCLDWIKTFDIYKKRNVLLAFKFLSKKRVDIGKYESRELREYFKIWDESLEITDCVCNYDGKFFAKSEGKRKEIFLKECKMPFKTKQRTSA; encoded by the coding sequence ATGATATTGAAACAAAAAATTTCTACATTAACTATTACTAGACAGATAAAAAATCAAAAAGAAACATCAAATAATCAAAAAGCAGCTAGAACTAGAAGACAAAGAGGATATCAATGGGAGGATACTATTGTTAAACGATTTAAAACTACACAAGACTGGAAGGCATTTAGATTAGGATCGCCAAGTATTGCATTACCTGATGTTTTAGCTGTAAATACAAAAAATAGTACAATTTTTACAATTGAAGCAAAATCAGGCACCAGTACTTCATTACCAGTTCCTGCTGATCAGATTGAACGATGTTTAGATTGGATTAAGACATTTGACATTTACAAAAAACGAAATGTTCTCTTGGCATTCAAATTCCTATCAAAAAAACGAGTAGATATTGGAAAATATGAGAGTAGAGAATTACGCGAATATTTCAAAATATGGGATGAATCTCTAGAAATTACTGATTGTGTGTGTAATTATGATGGCAAGTTTTTTGCAAAATCCGAGGGCAAAAGAAAAGAGATTTTTCTTAAAGAATGCAAAATGCCATTTAAAACAAAACAAAGAACTAGTGCCTAA
- a CDS encoding thiolase family protein has product MNKVGIAGYGITPFTKEDNKIEKVLLDSAKEIFKNNDKIHQNEIDAVLVSTNNNSKYLSPILCELAGIQPKISHSIESLCNSGTNSIVSAYSYIASGLADLVLISGAERYDSPGQILQWDNSRGEFKHPIFWASIFAKSYKREYSISDEDLAVVSVKNHKHAQENPNALSKKTYSIKDVLESKKLTDDLRLLDCSRPCTGSASIILASEEKMKKISEEPVWISGIGQKTISAGFTKNISLSSMESSKHASQDAFRMAQKENKDVDVLEIHDAFSVCEPMALESLGFSKEGKGMDMISESYETNNFKINPRGGLIGSGHPLGATGIAQTIEITQQLQSNALKRQVDNASVGLVHNMSAAATSSTVLVLEK; this is encoded by the coding sequence ATGAACAAGGTAGGAATTGCAGGTTATGGAATCACTCCGTTTACAAAAGAGGATAACAAAATTGAAAAAGTATTGTTAGATTCGGCAAAGGAGATTTTCAAAAATAACGACAAAATTCATCAAAATGAAATTGATGCAGTTTTAGTATCTACAAATAACAATTCAAAATATCTTTCTCCAATATTGTGTGAATTAGCAGGAATACAGCCCAAAATATCACACAGTATAGAAAGTCTATGCAATTCAGGCACAAATTCAATCGTGTCAGCATACTCATACATTGCCTCAGGTCTTGCAGATTTAGTTCTAATTTCAGGTGCAGAAAGATATGATAGTCCAGGTCAAATCCTCCAATGGGACAATTCTAGAGGAGAATTCAAACATCCTATTTTTTGGGCCTCAATTTTTGCAAAATCTTACAAACGAGAATACTCCATTTCTGATGAAGATCTAGCAGTTGTATCTGTTAAAAACCATAAACATGCCCAAGAAAACCCAAATGCATTATCCAAGAAAACATATTCAATTAAAGATGTTTTAGAATCAAAAAAATTAACAGATGATTTACGATTGCTTGATTGTTCACGACCATGTACTGGTAGTGCATCAATCATTTTAGCTTCTGAAGAAAAAATGAAAAAAATATCAGAAGAACCTGTTTGGATATCAGGCATAGGTCAAAAAACAATTTCAGCTGGATTTACAAAAAACATTTCATTAAGTTCTATGGAATCATCAAAACATGCAAGTCAAGATGCATTTAGAATGGCACAAAAAGAAAATAAGGATGTGGATGTTTTAGAAATACACGATGCATTTTCTGTTTGTGAACCAATGGCATTAGAATCTCTTGGATTTTCAAAAGAAGGAAAAGGAATGGATATGATCAGTGAGTCATATGAAACAAACAATTTTAAAATAAATCCTAGAGGCGGTTTAATTGGCTCAGGTCATCCTCTTGGTGCTACAGGTATTGCACAAACAATAGAAATCACTCAACAACTTCAATCAAATGCATTGAAAAGACAAGTAGATAATGCTAGTGTAGGTCTAGTCCACAACATGTCTGCTGCTGCAACTTCTTCAACAGTATTGGTTTTAGAAAAATGA
- a CDS encoding LLM class flavin-dependent oxidoreductase, translated as MRLACSLGSLLSINEVLRCSEIISKTHTDTIWVPETWGMENFAMLGAVSSKTNSQKIGSSIINIYSRSPSTIAMGASTVDTLSKGRLVLGLGTSSIPIVESFHGNKFEKPVQRMKEYVEIIRLALSGKQINYDGEIFKLNNFTLLIKPIRNEIPIYVAAINKKMVELAWEIGNGVIFYLRPINEMKETISKMQSKKKIDVTCQLITCVSENSEEAIERAKKTIAFYISVGEIYRKFLASNGFESETTNIFEEFKKSDFKSNHELVSEKMLSSLAVCGNPNDCKKQLNNFINAGIDQPILQFNPIGNTEKSFGLFKKTFLE; from the coding sequence ATGCGACTAGCATGTAGTTTAGGGTCTCTATTATCCATAAATGAGGTATTACGATGCTCAGAAATCATTTCAAAGACTCATACTGACACAATTTGGGTGCCTGAAACATGGGGGATGGAAAATTTTGCCATGTTGGGGGCAGTATCATCTAAAACAAATTCACAAAAAATAGGCTCATCCATCATCAATATCTATTCTAGAAGCCCATCAACTATTGCTATGGGTGCTTCCACTGTGGATACGCTATCTAAAGGAAGATTGGTTTTAGGTTTGGGTACAAGTAGCATTCCGATTGTAGAGTCATTTCATGGAAATAAATTTGAAAAACCAGTTCAAAGAATGAAAGAGTATGTAGAAATTATAAGGTTGGCTCTGTCTGGAAAACAAATCAATTATGATGGAGAAATTTTCAAGTTGAATAATTTCACATTATTAATCAAACCCATAAGAAATGAAATTCCAATTTATGTTGCTGCAATAAATAAAAAAATGGTTGAATTAGCATGGGAAATTGGAAATGGAGTAATTTTTTATCTTCGTCCAATAAACGAAATGAAAGAAACAATTTCAAAAATGCAATCAAAGAAAAAAATTGATGTTACCTGTCAGTTAATTACATGCGTATCAGAAAATTCCGAAGAAGCAATTGAAAGAGCAAAAAAAACCATAGCATTTTACATTTCGGTAGGAGAAATATATAGAAAATTTTTAGCAAGTAATGGATTCGAATCAGAAACAACAAATATTTTTGAAGAGTTTAAAAAATCAGATTTTAAATCAAATCATGAATTAGTTTCAGAAAAAATGTTAAGTTCATTAGCAGTATGTGGTAATCCCAATGATTGTAAAAAGCAGTTGAATAATTTTATTAATGCAGGAATTGATCAACCTATTTTACAATTTAATCCAATTGGGAACACAGAAAAATCTTTTGGATTATTCAAGAAAACATTTTTGGAGTAA
- a CDS encoding nucleotidyltransferase family protein, translated as MKAIILAGGRGKRLRPITDYVPKPLVPINNIPIIEWQLRYLKKFGINEVIICTGYKQEMIENYLDTKKIGIKINYSIEKSPLGTGGAIKKAAKSIKDKTFLVLNGDTITNIDLKKLSKTDNSIAAVELRTKFGILETDEDKITKFKEKKEISDLWMNAGIYHLQTKMIKDLPIKGDIEKTVFPDYAKKGKLHLVKFKDVKWYSVDSFKDMEECSLEVEKIIK; from the coding sequence ATGAAAGCAATAATTTTAGCTGGCGGTAGGGGAAAAAGATTACGACCAATCACAGATTATGTCCCAAAACCCCTAGTACCAATTAACAACATCCCAATAATTGAATGGCAACTAAGATATCTTAAAAAATTTGGAATTAATGAAGTCATAATTTGTACTGGATATAAACAAGAAATGATTGAAAATTATCTTGATACAAAAAAAATAGGAATCAAAATCAATTATTCAATTGAAAAATCACCCTTGGGAACTGGTGGTGCAATCAAAAAAGCTGCAAAATCAATCAAGGATAAAACTTTCTTGGTTCTAAACGGCGACACCATCACCAATATCGATTTGAAAAAATTATCAAAAACAGATAACTCAATAGCTGCAGTAGAATTGAGAACAAAGTTTGGAATTTTAGAAACCGACGAAGATAAAATTACTAAATTCAAAGAAAAAAAAGAAATTTCTGATTTATGGATGAATGCAGGAATATATCATTTACAAACAAAAATGATCAAGGATTTACCAATAAAGGGCGACATAGAAAAAACAGTGTTTCCCGATTATGCTAAAAAAGGCAAACTTCATCTTGTAAAATTCAAAGATGTAAAATGGTATTCTGTAGATTCATTCAAAGATATGGAAGAATGTTCTTTGGAAGTAGAGAAAATAATAAAATAA
- a CDS encoding 5-(carboxyamino)imidazole ribonucleotide synthase: MGKILGIIGGGQLGMMIAEAAKKMPSEISKIIVLDPTENCPAAQVGASQIVADFKDRDAIIELSKKSDIITYEIESGDSDVLKYVEKNAEINPSPETLRIIQDKYLQKTFLKENNMPVPDFAKIENIDDVKNILKEYGYPALLKARRDAYDGRGNYKIDSEEDIRKAYDYFQGQKLLLEKFVPFKMEVSVIAARNTKGQIKTYPLVENIHEENILRQTIAPARVSEKVTKKAEIIAEKTMTVLKGAGIFGIEMFVTQDDSIVINEIAPRVHNSGHHSLQSSETSQFEQHLRAILGLELGSTKLIHNTIMYNILGSKDFQGEYKPLEISEENLFLKMYGKKVSKPLRKLGHFNLVGSKGESINQLIEKLESLKAKAAVQPI, translated from the coding sequence ATGGGGAAAATTCTTGGAATTATTGGTGGAGGCCAATTAGGGATGATGATAGCTGAAGCTGCCAAAAAAATGCCCAGTGAAATATCTAAAATCATTGTTTTAGATCCTACTGAAAATTGTCCTGCAGCACAAGTTGGTGCATCTCAAATAGTTGCAGATTTTAAAGATAGAGATGCAATTATAGAATTATCTAAAAAATCAGACATCATCACATATGAAATTGAATCTGGAGATAGTGATGTTTTAAAATATGTCGAAAAAAATGCAGAAATTAATCCTTCGCCTGAAACTTTAAGAATAATTCAAGATAAATATCTGCAAAAAACTTTTTTGAAAGAAAATAATATGCCTGTTCCTGATTTTGCAAAAATTGAAAATATTGATGATGTAAAAAATATTTTGAAAGAATATGGATATCCTGCATTACTTAAAGCCCGAAGAGATGCATATGATGGCAGAGGAAATTACAAAATTGACTCAGAAGAAGATATTCGAAAAGCATATGATTATTTCCAAGGACAGAAATTACTATTAGAAAAATTTGTCCCATTTAAAATGGAAGTATCAGTAATTGCTGCTAGAAATACAAAAGGACAAATCAAAACATATCCTTTAGTTGAAAATATTCATGAAGAAAATATTCTTCGTCAAACAATAGCTCCTGCCAGAGTTTCAGAAAAAGTAACCAAAAAGGCAGAAATCATTGCTGAAAAGACAATGACTGTTTTGAAAGGAGCAGGTATTTTTGGCATAGAGATGTTTGTAACTCAAGATGATTCAATTGTAATTAATGAGATTGCACCACGAGTTCATAATTCTGGACATCACTCATTACAATCTAGTGAAACTTCACAATTTGAACAACATCTCAGAGCAATTTTGGGATTAGAATTAGGAAGTACCAAATTAATCCACAATACTATCATGTACAACATTTTAGGTTCAAAAGATTTCCAAGGAGAATACAAACCCCTTGAGATTTCAGAAGAGAATTTATTTTTGAAAATGTACGGAAAAAAAGTTTCAAAGCCTCTAAGAAAACTAGGACATTTTAACTTAGTTGGAAGTAAGGGTGAATCTATTAATCAATTAATTGAAAAACTAGAGAGTCTTAAAGCAAAGGCAGCAGTACAGCCAATCTGA
- the purE gene encoding 5-(carboxyamino)imidazole ribonucleotide mutase yields MAYSKKPLVGIIMGSSSDTRIMQGAAEILDQFKIKHEDQIVSAHRTPARLAEYAKHAEKMGFKIIIAGAGGAAHLPGMIASHTIIPVIGVPILVYNDKHPKKSDTTKFSAFGGLDSLLSITEMPSGSPVVAVGVNKAGNAGIYAMKILANEFPDLKNKLKQHKSNQHNSVMKESDQLKKQGLSKFAKKKFK; encoded by the coding sequence ATGGCATATTCTAAAAAACCTCTTGTCGGCATCATCATGGGATCTAGTTCAGATACTAGGATAATGCAAGGGGCTGCAGAAATTCTAGATCAATTTAAAATTAAACATGAAGATCAAATTGTATCTGCACATAGAACTCCTGCACGATTAGCAGAATATGCAAAACATGCTGAAAAAATGGGGTTTAAAATAATTATTGCAGGAGCTGGTGGTGCTGCTCATTTACCTGGAATGATTGCATCTCATACAATAATTCCTGTTATCGGAGTTCCCATTCTGGTTTACAACGACAAACATCCAAAAAAATCAGATACTACAAAATTTTCTGCTTTTGGAGGTTTAGATTCATTACTATCAATTACAGAAATGCCTTCAGGATCACCGGTAGTTGCAGTAGGAGTAAACAAAGCAGGAAATGCAGGAATTTATGCAATGAAAATACTTGCAAATGAATTTCCAGATTTGAAAAATAAACTCAAACAACATAAATCAAATCAACATAATTCAGTTATGAAAGAATCCGATCAATTAAAAAAACAAGGATTGTCAAAATTTGCCAAGAAAAAATTCAAGTAA
- the ilvA gene encoding threonine ammonia-lyase yields MNPTYDDVLAANTLRGNQIKKTPLIQSPIFSEITGSDIYLKAEFRQKTGSFKIRGAYFKIKSLSDEEKKRGVVAASAGNHAQGVAFASSLEKIPCTIVMPKNASPAKVAATRGYGANVILEGVNYDESSSKAKQIAKDTGATMIHAFDDPQIIAAQGVIGLEILDDLPDVDEIYLPIGGGGLAAGTLIAIKTKNPQIRIIGVQSKSFPAMYDSIKQGSITSSGGERTIADGISVKVPGQLTYTIIKELIDEIVLVDDVEITKAMFLLMERMKFVVEPAGASSLAYLISKKPAIGKKVVAILAGGNVDMYLLGQIVDKGLAAMGRLLKLSILLPDRPGAFKEIVDEITLANANIVEVVHDRLSSEINAGSAGVTLSLETQGKDQAQLLIDALKKKNIQFTLLT; encoded by the coding sequence ATGAACCCTACGTATGATGATGTACTGGCAGCTAATACACTTAGAGGAAATCAAATAAAAAAAACACCTTTGATACAATCTCCAATATTCAGTGAAATTACTGGCTCAGACATTTATCTAAAAGCTGAATTTAGACAAAAAACAGGTTCGTTTAAAATTCGTGGAGCTTATTTTAAAATAAAATCTTTGTCCGATGAAGAAAAAAAAAGAGGTGTGGTAGCTGCATCTGCAGGTAACCATGCTCAAGGTGTTGCATTTGCATCCTCCTTAGAAAAAATTCCATGTACTATAGTGATGCCAAAAAATGCCTCTCCTGCAAAAGTTGCTGCTACTAGAGGTTATGGAGCTAATGTAATCTTAGAGGGAGTAAATTATGATGAATCATCATCTAAAGCTAAACAAATAGCAAAAGATACTGGTGCAACTATGATACATGCATTTGATGATCCACAGATAATTGCAGCACAAGGAGTTATAGGATTAGAAATTTTGGATGATCTGCCAGATGTGGACGAGATATATCTTCCAATAGGAGGAGGAGGATTGGCAGCAGGTACTTTGATTGCAATAAAAACAAAAAATCCTCAAATTAGAATTATTGGTGTTCAATCAAAATCATTTCCCGCAATGTATGATTCAATAAAACAAGGCTCTATCACATCTAGTGGAGGCGAAAGAACTATAGCTGATGGTATATCTGTAAAAGTTCCTGGTCAGTTAACATACACGATAATCAAAGAACTAATTGACGAAATTGTCTTAGTAGATGATGTTGAAATTACCAAGGCCATGTTTCTATTGATGGAAAGAATGAAATTTGTTGTTGAGCCAGCGGGAGCTTCAAGTTTAGCATATTTGATATCTAAAAAACCGGCCATAGGAAAAAAGGTCGTAGCTATTTTGGCAGGAGGAAATGTAGACATGTATCTTTTGGGACAAATTGTAGATAAAGGACTTGCAGCAATGGGAAGATTACTTAAATTATCTATTTTATTACCTGATAGACCTGGAGCATTCAAAGAAATTGTCGATGAAATTACTTTGGCCAATGCCAATATTGTAGAAGTGGTACATGATAGATTAAGCTCTGAAATCAATGCAGGTTCCGCGGGCGTTACACTAAGTTTAGAAACTCAAGGAAAAGACCAAGCTCAATTACTAATTGATGCGTTGAAAAAGAAAAATATTCAGTTTACATTACTTACTTGA
- a CDS encoding adenylate/guanylate cyclase domain-containing protein — protein sequence MADEKTESTPKSEKTDQGNSVVDMLLSKNQQQTLDSETMILETQKRVWAALKKGYEYSGLIDESDAFLRKNVFSKLDMVVLYVDLVGSTTMTLEMPAEKIAIIVSSFSQEMAAVVRQHHGYVLKFVGDAVIGYFVGDGNSLLAADNAVNCAKSMISVIQKGINPILNQYDYPDLMVKVGLDFGQNIVVRYGSDVENSHVDLMGPAMNIAAKIQNMAKPNQILIGNDVYQRLHPSSKKEFVKIIWKKDEWKYRSRTTGEVYSVYEFKG from the coding sequence ATGGCTGATGAAAAAACTGAATCAACTCCAAAATCTGAAAAAACAGATCAAGGTAATAGTGTTGTAGATATGCTGCTCAGCAAGAATCAACAACAAACATTAGATTCGGAAACAATGATTTTAGAAACTCAAAAACGTGTTTGGGCTGCTTTGAAAAAAGGTTATGAATATAGTGGATTAATTGACGAGTCTGACGCGTTTTTGAGAAAAAATGTTTTCTCTAAATTAGACATGGTTGTCCTTTATGTGGATCTAGTTGGTTCTACCACGATGACATTAGAAATGCCTGCAGAGAAAATTGCAATTATTGTAAGTTCATTTTCTCAAGAAATGGCAGCAGTGGTAAGACAACATCATGGATATGTTTTAAAATTTGTAGGAGATGCAGTAATTGGATATTTTGTAGGAGATGGAAATAGTTTGCTTGCAGCAGATAATGCTGTAAACTGTGCAAAATCTATGATTTCAGTAATTCAAAAAGGAATCAATCCAATCCTTAATCAATATGATTATCCTGATTTAATGGTAAAAGTAGGATTAGATTTTGGACAAAATATTGTTGTAAGGTATGGTTCAGATGTTGAAAATTCTCACGTGGATTTGATGGGTCCAGCTATGAATATTGCAGCTAAAATACAAAACATGGCAAAGCCAAATCAAATTTTAATTGGAAATGATGTTTATCAAAGATTACATCCAAGCTCAAAAAAAGAATTTGTTAAAATAATTTGGAAAAAAGATGAATGGAAATATAGATCTAGAACAACAGGCGAAGTATACAGTGTTTATGAATTTAAGGGATAA